One Nitrospina watsonii DNA segment encodes these proteins:
- a CDS encoding metallophosphoesterase family protein, with protein MKFLILSDLHSNQESLKEFIRLSETLPHDKIICLGDLVGYNANPNEIVEWVREHADLALAGNHDYAVVEKTDTRYFNPYALKACEWTREALTMDNFKFLQSLPAIEKKYRITWAHSSPFEPEEWHYITNPYDGADNFPAFDTQLCFVGHTHRPLILKQEPDGNVEAGLSDVYELEPDSRYIINVGSLGQPRDGNPQASFVSYDTDTQTVEFHRFDYDMESTQEKIHDEGLPTFLADRLSAGV; from the coding sequence CACAGCAATCAGGAGTCGTTGAAGGAATTCATCCGGCTCAGCGAGACCCTCCCCCACGATAAAATCATCTGTCTGGGCGATCTGGTGGGCTACAACGCCAATCCCAACGAGATCGTGGAGTGGGTGCGGGAGCACGCCGATCTGGCGCTGGCAGGCAACCACGATTACGCGGTGGTGGAAAAGACGGACACCCGCTACTTCAACCCCTATGCGCTGAAGGCGTGCGAGTGGACCCGCGAGGCGCTGACCATGGACAATTTCAAGTTCCTGCAATCGTTGCCGGCCATCGAGAAGAAATACCGCATCACCTGGGCGCATTCCTCGCCTTTTGAGCCGGAAGAATGGCATTACATCACCAACCCCTACGATGGGGCGGACAACTTCCCCGCATTCGACACGCAGCTGTGTTTCGTCGGCCACACGCACCGGCCGCTGATCCTGAAGCAGGAGCCCGATGGCAACGTCGAGGCCGGGCTTTCCGACGTCTATGAGTTGGAGCCGGACAGCCGCTATATCATCAATGTGGGCAGCCTGGGTCAACCCCGGGATGGCAATCCGCAAGCGTCCTTTGTGTCCTACGACACCGACACCCAGACCGTGGAGTTCCACCGGTTTGACTACGATATGGAGTCCACGCAGGAGAAAATCCACGACGAAGGCCTGCCCACGTTCCTCGCCGATCGCCTTTCCGCAGGTGTCTGA
- a CDS encoding N-acetylmuramoyl-L-alanine amidase: MLRRTFVMGGLAKSLRVAAVACLLSLFCSGVAGAKTSAAHPAKSLYSNAKKAYYQLLEDSSQVPRREDWLQVIHLFEKVLITYPQTDAAYKAIFTVGRLYQKLGVKLGSLKELQEAGRYFSLLLKEYPDGHLSDDSLFQLAGLDMQQKDYPAARERLQSLLKQYPNGDKAEASRGELKKLVRLVTQAPTPEPVPTPAVEATNKDHLTPQKPESFQSAPKPVAPKSVEKSKHVPLVVVDAGHGGKDHGALGHGGLREKEVNLIISRQVARILTKRYKLRVILTRDDDRFIELADRGKIANQKDADLFVSIHANAATHSSAQGIETYYLGSGSTEQARETASRENGTLIYSVADDEVQQILASLISTTKINDSSRLASKVQKTLYGNMAKHYREVHDLGVKEGPFFVLHDTNMPSILVEVGFVTNHREEKRLSSDTYQKALAESIAKGIYEFLKEKAPSI, encoded by the coding sequence ATGTTGAGGCGAACCTTTGTGATGGGGGGGCTTGCGAAAAGTCTCCGAGTTGCGGCGGTGGCGTGCCTGCTGAGTTTGTTTTGTTCCGGGGTCGCCGGCGCCAAAACCAGCGCCGCGCATCCGGCCAAAAGCCTGTACAGCAACGCCAAAAAAGCCTACTACCAGCTTCTGGAAGATTCCTCCCAGGTGCCCCGGCGTGAAGACTGGCTGCAGGTCATCCACCTGTTTGAAAAGGTGCTGATCACCTACCCGCAGACCGACGCCGCGTACAAAGCGATTTTCACCGTCGGCCGGTTGTACCAGAAACTGGGTGTCAAGCTGGGGTCGTTGAAAGAACTGCAGGAAGCCGGCCGTTATTTTTCGCTGTTGCTCAAGGAGTACCCCGACGGCCACCTGAGCGATGACAGCTTGTTCCAGTTGGCAGGCCTCGACATGCAGCAGAAGGATTACCCGGCGGCGCGGGAACGCTTGCAGAGCCTTTTGAAGCAATACCCGAATGGCGACAAGGCCGAGGCCTCGCGCGGGGAACTGAAAAAACTGGTGCGGCTGGTCACGCAGGCGCCCACGCCCGAACCGGTGCCGACGCCCGCCGTGGAGGCAACGAATAAAGATCATCTCACCCCGCAGAAGCCGGAGAGTTTCCAGAGCGCGCCCAAGCCGGTCGCGCCCAAGTCCGTGGAAAAAAGCAAGCACGTGCCGCTGGTGGTGGTGGACGCCGGGCATGGCGGCAAGGATCACGGCGCCCTCGGTCATGGCGGCCTGCGCGAGAAGGAGGTCAACCTCATCATCTCCAGGCAGGTGGCGCGGATCCTCACCAAGCGCTACAAACTGCGTGTGATCCTGACCCGCGACGACGATCGCTTCATCGAGCTTGCGGACCGCGGCAAGATCGCCAATCAAAAGGACGCCGATCTGTTTGTCTCCATCCACGCCAACGCCGCCACCCATTCTTCGGCGCAGGGCATTGAGACGTATTATCTGGGCAGCGGTTCCACCGAGCAGGCCCGGGAGACCGCCTCCCGCGAAAACGGCACCCTGATTTACTCGGTGGCCGACGACGAAGTGCAGCAAATTCTGGCAAGCCTCATCAGCACCACGAAGATCAACGATTCCTCGCGGCTGGCTTCCAAGGTGCAAAAAACTCTTTACGGGAACATGGCCAAACATTACCGGGAGGTTCATGATCTGGGGGTGAAGGAGGGACCGTTTTTTGTCCTTCACGATACCAATATGCCGAGCATTCTGGTGGAAGTGGGGTTTGTGACCAACCACCGGGAGGAGAAACGCCTGAGCTCGGACACCTACCAGAAGGCCCTGGCGGAATCGATCGCCAAGGGCATTTATGAGTTCCTGAAAGAAAAAGCGCCTTCCATTTGA
- the der gene encoding ribosome biogenesis GTPase Der, producing the protein MLPHLAIIGRANVGKSTLFNRITRTRSAIVHNTPGVTRDRMYGEVEWNERSFMVIDTGGIDLAGNDNIELQVNEQGELAIREADVIVFVVDGQQGVLPQDQEVVNLVRRSGKPLILAVNKIDAPSHEDRITDFYGLGIACTLPISAEHHVGISELLDRVTEKFGELQAEPDIVSPNSGAIRVAIVGKPNAGKSSIINKLLKSDRCIVSATPGTTRDTVDLPIEFEGDPFVLMDTAGIRRKGKTTKLIEKFSVIMALKALERCDVVVLLIDGAEGVSEQDATIAGYAFDRGRACILAVNKWDLVQERELPEEEIEEKVRMKLKFADFAPMIKVSAKTGFGLPNFFGEVQSVYEQYSRKIPTGKLNDCFQQAIRKNPMSSYRGKFLKLYYATQVRSCPPTFECFMNYPQGVHFSYQRYLTNSLRKAFGFSGTPVRLILSPSHGDEKAAR; encoded by the coding sequence ATGCTCCCCCATCTAGCCATCATCGGCCGCGCCAACGTCGGCAAATCCACTCTGTTCAATCGCATCACCCGCACCCGCTCCGCCATCGTTCACAATACCCCCGGGGTCACCCGCGACCGCATGTACGGTGAGGTCGAATGGAACGAGCGCTCGTTCATGGTGATCGATACCGGCGGCATCGACCTGGCCGGGAACGACAACATCGAGTTGCAGGTCAATGAGCAGGGTGAGTTGGCGATTCGGGAAGCCGACGTCATTGTCTTTGTCGTGGATGGGCAACAGGGCGTATTGCCGCAGGATCAGGAGGTTGTCAATCTGGTGCGGCGCTCGGGAAAGCCGTTGATTTTGGCTGTCAACAAAATCGACGCCCCCAGCCATGAAGATAGAATCACCGATTTTTATGGGCTGGGCATTGCTTGCACTCTTCCGATTTCGGCGGAGCATCACGTAGGTATTTCCGAACTTTTAGATAGAGTCACCGAAAAATTTGGGGAATTGCAGGCGGAGCCTGATATCGTTTCTCCCAATTCCGGAGCCATCCGGGTGGCCATCGTGGGCAAGCCGAACGCGGGAAAATCCTCAATAATCAATAAGCTGTTGAAGTCCGACCGGTGCATCGTTTCGGCCACGCCCGGCACCACCCGCGATACCGTGGACTTACCCATTGAATTTGAAGGGGATCCCTTTGTACTGATGGATACAGCAGGTATCCGACGCAAGGGGAAGACCACAAAACTAATTGAAAAATTTAGTGTTATAATGGCTCTGAAGGCGCTTGAGCGGTGCGATGTGGTGGTGCTGCTCATCGACGGAGCGGAAGGGGTGTCCGAGCAGGATGCGACCATCGCGGGCTATGCTTTCGACCGGGGGCGGGCCTGTATCCTGGCCGTTAACAAGTGGGATCTGGTTCAAGAAAGGGAGCTTCCGGAAGAGGAGATCGAGGAAAAAGTTAGAATGAAATTGAAATTTGCCGATTTTGCTCCTATGATAAAAGTGTCGGCAAAAACAGGTTTCGGACTTCCTAACTTCTTTGGCGAGGTTCAGTCTGTGTATGAGCAGTATTCCCGTAAAATTCCTACGGGCAAGCTCAACGATTGTTTCCAGCAGGCAATCCGGAAGAACCCCATGAGTTCGTACCGGGGCAAGTTTTTAAAACTTTATTATGCGACCCAGGTGCGCAGTTGTCCGCCGACGTTTGAGTGTTTCATGAATTACCCGCAAGGCGTTCACTTTTCGTACCAGCGTTATTTGACAAACAGTTTGCGCAAAGCATTTGGCTTTTCGGGAACGCCGGTACGTTTGATCCTTTCGCCCAGTCACGGGGATGAGAAGGCAGCGCGATGA
- a CDS encoding cyclic nucleotide-binding domain-containing protein — MSFKLQKGFNFRILETDDFGRICFGCPPGVVKDFSQRDESLPSKYVLPLRTFVNGTNRFDFEFILYTYLFIKPGKQKVSIFCTEDQKNRFKAIFEETLFGPSFFNLLKAEFYKFSRVHHFSAAEKEYFLSFLEKLSKNKKLWNSFEGMLAKHVLHKDMFVRLGEQIGNLLENERWLVSKKVKNIERIFAQHYVRCGQLKIEMELFALAHEEDRDEFLENVADFHVFDNSGVVEVKGDIDQRKKLKIHQVRPSEFEVYQNNILRCSFDIVNLDRHSVPTRIEKIDKPYMGVTFLGVGSGFTHKRHNSCIIAWSEGKGIMVDAFSDNDRAIVQNGISNEDISYMFLTHIHSDHDAGFIEKILSGQRLKILSSRIIFESFLRKIQAVTLFPVEVLENLVDFIELEPGKKVKLPGFKRTFIEFDYAFHSIPTGRFKLSYKDERGKAWMIGHSGDTKYDRDLVNSWYEQGRLSPDRRENILGFLWDADLIMHDVGGGPIHTDFESLLHLDPDLAKKMILVHHDKEPPEHPYMRSATEGHTEILIKGSAARFKAKAEDLKQVGLFRNTPPKDVEDILAHSQVLEYQANDVVFSKGDVGDSFYIILDGFAEIILSKRQSIIYEKGMFFGELAIATENPRRRATVKAMSRLTLVKIPKEFYSRVKLPKITDDFYKLGNFFNSSIRPGLVASLGEGDLVHWSKNEKIFSKGNKKGDVFVIVSGQVRIPSVHNGDSDPVFLSSGDILGEITSQEQAIQNLLHCTDMPQTSNALAASERVSAVRLKSQQLSRIFKSYPSFFGTVYQRMKKLQTVLC, encoded by the coding sequence ATGAGTTTCAAGCTTCAAAAGGGTTTCAATTTCCGTATTCTCGAAACGGACGATTTCGGCCGCATTTGTTTTGGCTGCCCGCCCGGCGTGGTCAAAGACTTTTCGCAGCGGGACGAAAGCCTGCCCTCGAAGTACGTGTTGCCTCTCCGCACCTTTGTCAACGGCACCAACCGTTTCGACTTTGAGTTCATTCTCTATACCTACCTGTTCATCAAGCCCGGAAAACAGAAGGTCTCCATTTTCTGCACGGAAGATCAGAAGAACCGCTTCAAGGCCATTTTTGAAGAGACCCTGTTCGGCCCCAGTTTCTTCAACCTGCTCAAGGCGGAATTTTACAAGTTCAGCCGGGTGCATCATTTCTCTGCCGCGGAGAAAGAATATTTCCTGAGCTTCCTCGAAAAACTTTCCAAAAACAAGAAACTGTGGAACAGCTTTGAAGGCATGCTGGCCAAACACGTTCTGCATAAAGACATGTTTGTCCGGCTCGGGGAACAGATCGGCAACCTGCTGGAAAACGAGCGCTGGCTGGTTTCCAAAAAGGTCAAAAATATCGAACGCATTTTCGCCCAGCATTATGTGCGCTGTGGCCAATTGAAGATCGAGATGGAGTTGTTTGCACTGGCCCACGAGGAAGATCGCGATGAATTTTTGGAAAACGTTGCGGATTTTCATGTCTTTGACAACTCGGGTGTGGTCGAGGTCAAAGGCGATATCGATCAGCGCAAAAAACTCAAGATTCACCAGGTACGGCCCTCTGAATTCGAGGTGTACCAGAACAACATTCTTCGCTGCAGCTTCGATATCGTGAATCTGGACCGGCATTCGGTGCCGACGCGCATTGAGAAGATTGATAAACCTTACATGGGGGTGACGTTCCTCGGCGTCGGTTCTGGATTCACCCACAAGCGCCACAACAGCTGCATCATCGCCTGGTCGGAAGGCAAGGGCATCATGGTGGACGCCTTCAGCGATAACGACCGCGCCATCGTGCAGAATGGCATTTCGAATGAGGACATCTCTTACATGTTCCTCACCCACATTCATTCCGATCACGACGCCGGGTTCATCGAAAAAATTCTTTCCGGACAGCGGCTCAAGATTTTGAGCAGCCGCATCATTTTTGAAAGTTTCCTCAGGAAGATTCAGGCCGTCACGCTGTTTCCGGTCGAAGTGCTGGAAAACCTGGTGGACTTCATCGAGCTGGAACCGGGCAAGAAGGTCAAACTGCCGGGATTCAAGCGGACGTTCATCGAATTCGATTATGCGTTCCATTCCATCCCCACCGGCCGGTTTAAATTGAGCTACAAGGATGAACGGGGGAAGGCCTGGATGATCGGCCATTCGGGAGATACCAAGTACGACCGGGATCTGGTGAATTCCTGGTACGAGCAGGGGCGCCTGTCTCCGGATCGACGCGAAAACATTCTTGGATTTCTCTGGGATGCGGATCTGATCATGCACGATGTCGGCGGCGGGCCGATCCATACGGATTTCGAGTCGCTGCTGCATCTGGACCCGGATCTGGCGAAAAAGATGATCCTCGTGCACCATGACAAGGAACCGCCGGAGCACCCTTACATGCGTTCCGCTACGGAAGGCCATACTGAAATCCTGATCAAGGGAAGTGCAGCCCGGTTCAAGGCGAAGGCGGAAGACCTCAAGCAGGTTGGGCTGTTCCGCAACACGCCGCCGAAAGATGTGGAGGACATCCTTGCCCATTCACAGGTGCTGGAATACCAGGCCAATGACGTCGTGTTTTCGAAGGGGGATGTCGGCGATTCCTTTTACATCATCCTTGATGGGTTCGCGGAGATCATCCTCAGCAAGCGGCAGTCGATCATTTATGAAAAAGGCATGTTCTTCGGCGAGCTTGCCATCGCCACCGAAAACCCGCGCCGCCGGGCAACGGTGAAAGCCATGTCGCGCCTGACGCTTGTTAAAATTCCGAAGGAGTTTTACTCCCGGGTCAAGCTTCCCAAAATCACCGACGATTTTTACAAGCTGGGCAATTTCTTCAACAGTTCCATCCGTCCCGGATTGGTGGCCTCTCTGGGAGAGGGCGATCTCGTTCACTGGAGCAAAAACGAGAAGATTTTTTCCAAAGGCAACAAGAAGGGCGATGTGTTCGTCATCGTCTCCGGGCAGGTCCGCATCCCATCGGTCCACAATGGCGACTCGGACCCGGTGTTCCTGTCGAGTGGCGATATCCTAGGCGAAATCACCTCGCAGGAGCAGGCCATTCAAAATCTCCTCCACTGCACGGATATGCCTCAAACTTCCAATGCCTTGGCGGCCAGCGAACGGGTGTCCGCCGTGCGTCTCAAATCGCAGCAGTTGAGCCGGATTTTCAAATCCTACCCCTCCTTTTTCGGCACCGTTTATCAGCGCATGAAAAAGCTGCAAACTGTGCTATGCTAA